The following is a genomic window from Parasedimentitalea marina.
CTGAAATGCTGGTCACCATGACAGATCGCGGCCCCGACAGTGCGGGCATTGCGATCTATGGCAGCGATGCCGATGGCCATTCAAAACTGACGATCCAATCGGATAATGCGGATCAGGATTTTGCCACGCTGGCACAGGATCTTGGCGCGGCCATTGGAACCGATGTGACGCTGAACCGTCGCGATACACATGCGGTTGTCGAACTGGCGGCAGACAAGGTCACCGCCGCGCGGCAGGCCCTGCGCGAGCTGCGCAGTGATCTTCGCATCATGAGCGACGGCGACGTGATCGAAATCTATAAAGAGGTCGGCCTGCCCAAAGACGTGGCAGACCGGTTTGACGTCACCTCGATGGGCGGCACCCACGGCATCGGCCACACCCGGATGGCCACCGAATCCGCCGTCACCACCGAAGGGGCGCACCCGTTCTCAACCGCTGCGGATCAATGTCTGGTCCACAATGGGTCTTTGTCCAACCACAACAGCCTGCGCCGCAAACTAAAGCGCGAAGGGGTGCGGATCGAAAGCGAGAACGACACCGAAGTCGGCGCCGCTTATCTGACCTGGAAAATGCAAAACGGCAGCTCGCTGGGTGAAGCCCTGGAAAGCAGCCTCAAGGATCTCGACGGGTTCTTTACCTTTGTCGTTGGCACCAAAGACGGCTTTGGCGTGGTGCGTGACCCCATCGCCTGCAAGCCAGCCGTGATGGCCGAAACTGATCAATACGTGGCCTTTGGCAGCGAATATCGCGCCCTGGTCAACCTGCCGGGTATCGAAGACGCCAAAGTCTGGGAACCCGAGCCCGCAACCGTTTATTTCTGGAACCATTGAGATGCAGACATTTGATCTTGAGGCCCAAGGCCTGCGCGCGCTCAACACCACGTTGCATGAGCAGAACAACACCACCAATCAGACCTCCTGGGAGGTCATCAACTAAGGGCAGCCACGCCATTGCCGTTGGTCTGGACGCCCCATCGACGTCACTGTCAAAGGCTCAACCGGCTATTACTGTGCAGGCATGAACCAACAAGCCACCATTCGGGTCGAAGGCTCGGTTGGGCCCGGTGTCGCCGAAAACATGATGTCGGGCACTGTCATCGTGGACGGGGACGCCAGCCAATATGCTTAGCGCCACAGCCCATGGCGGTCTGCTGGTGATCAAAG
Proteins encoded in this region:
- a CDS encoding class II glutamine amidotransferase; its protein translation is MCGIVGLFLKDKSLEPKLGQMLTEMLVTMTDRGPDSAGIAIYGSDADGHSKLTIQSDNADQDFATLAQDLGAAIGTDVTLNRRDTHAVVELAADKVTAARQALRELRSDLRIMSDGDVIEIYKEVGLPKDVADRFDVTSMGGTHGIGHTRMATESAVTTEGAHPFSTAADQCLVHNGSLSNHNSLRRKLKREGVRIESENDTEVGAAYLTWKMQNGSSLGEALESSLKDLDGFFTFVVGTKDGFGVVRDPIACKPAVMAETDQYVAFGSEYRALVNLPGIEDAKVWEPEPATVYFWNH